TGGCATCGGGTTCTTACCGCCGTCGCCATCACCGACGGTCAGCGTGTATGGCAGACCTTATCGCGCAATGGCGTCTTTCTACGCAGAATTTCCGCCGCTGAGGCAGACAGCTACTGGGCCAGTGGCGAACCACAGGACAAAGCCGGAGCCTACGCCATCCAGGGTCTGGGGGCGGTCTTCGTGCGCAGTCTGCGCGGTTCTTATTCCGGCGTGATGGGCCTGCCCTTGGCGGAAACCGCGGCCTTGCTCAGCCAGCTCGGCCTTCCTCCGCCCCCATTTGCAGGTACGGCATGAGTGAAGAACTACTGATCAATGTCACCCCGCAGGAAATCCGCGTTGCCCTAGTCGACAATGGTGTACTGCAGGAGCTGCAGGTAGAACGTAGCAGCCATCGGGGGTTGGTTGGCAACATCTACAAGGGCATCGTGCGCCGCGTGCTGCCGGGCATGCAGGCGGCATTCATCGATGTCGGACTGGAACGCACGGCCTTCCTGCATGCCGCCGACATTCAGGGGGCGGAAAACGAGGAGGCGCTGCAGCAGGAGGGGGAGACCGATATCGAAACCCGCAGTGTCAATCTCCACGACTTGCGCAGCGTATCCACCCTGTTGCACGAGGGGCAGGAAATCCTCGTCCAAGTAATCAAGGATCCTCTGGGCAGCAAAGGTGCGCGTCTATCGACCCGCATTACCCTGCCTGGGCGCTATCTGGTGTACATGCCTTACTCGCCGCGCATTGGCGTCTCCAGCCGCATCGAGTCACCGGAAGAGCGGAGTCGTCTCAAGGATTTACTAAAGTCCCTGCTGCCGGAAGAAGAGGCCGGAGGTTTTATCATCCGCACCCTCGCCGAAGGGGTGGGCGCCGAAGATTTCGAAACCGATCTCAAATTCTTGCAGCGTCTCTGGCAAAACGTCCGGGAGGATCTCGCTCAGAGTCGGGCGCCGCAGCTCATCCACGCGGACCTCAACCTCGCCCTGCGCGTCATGCGCGATGTCATGTCCGACAACATCCAACGGGTGCGCATCGACAGCCGCGAGGCCTATGAGGCGGCGCGGCAATTCTGCCGCGAAGTCATCCCCGAGGTTACCGATCGTATCGAGCATTACGCCGGCGAGCGACCGATCTTCGATCTTTACAATGTCGAGGACGAAATCGACCGCGCCCTGGAAAGTCGGGTCACCCTCAAATCCGGCGCCTACCTGATCATCGATCAGACCGAGGCGCTGACCACGGTAGACGTCAATACTGGGGCCTTCGTCGGTCGGCGCAACCAGGAAGAAACCATTCTCAAGACCAATCTCGAGGCCGCCGCGGCCATCGCCCGCCAACTGCGGCTGCGGAATATCGGTGGCATGGTGATCATCGATTTCATCGATATGGACAACGAGGAGCACAAGCGCCGCGTCCACCGCACCCTGGAAAGGGCCCTGCAAAGTGATCGCACGCGCTGCACCATTACCCAGATTTCCGCCCTTGGACTGGTGGAGATGACCCGCAAACGCACCCGGGAAAGCCTGCGGCAGATCCTCTGCGAGCCTTGTCCCTACTGCCAGGGACGCGGTTTCCTGAAGACCGCAGAGACCCTGTGTTACGAAATTCTGCGCGAGATCGTGCGCGAGACCCGCGCCTATCCCACCGAGCGCTTCATCGTCCTGGCCTCACCGCAGGTGGTCGACAAATTGCTGGACGAAGAAAGCACCAGCCTCGCCGCGCTGGAGGAATTCATCGGGCGACCGATCAAGGTGCAGGCCGAGAGCACCTACACCCAGGAACAATACGACATCGTTTTTCTTTAGTTGCCGACTTGCAGACGGTAGCGCAAGCGCAGCGCCAGTTTTTCTCCCAGCACCGCCGCTACACCCATGGGGCTCGCGAAAGGGCCGTGCTGGGCACGATATTGGAGCAGGGCTTCGGCGCGCTTCTTGCCCACACCTTTGAGGCAACGGAAGCCATTGAAATCTGCCGTGTTGATGTTGATCTGCTGCGGACAGTCGAGCTTGTCCCGCGCCTCGGCAGAGCCGAGGAAGCATAGGCTCAAGACCAGAAAGACGATGCGCGAGCGCATGCCGAGCTCAGAGGGCGGCGCGGATCCTGGCTCCCAGCTCGGCGCGCTCTGTTGCGCTGCTTTCGCGCGCCAGGGCAAAGTTGAGATCGCTGATGGCGGTCATCGGGATCAGGTGCACGTGGGTATGCGGCACCTCCAGGCCAGCCACCATCACTCCCACGCGCAGACAGCCGGTGACCCGTTCGAGAGCGGGCACGATGCGCTTGGCGAAGGGCAGGAGACCGGCCAAGGTCTCGTCGTCCAGGGTAAAGATATAGTCGTGCTCGATCTTGGGGATCACCAGGGTGTGGCCGGGGCGGATCGGACGAATATCGAGAAAGGCCAAATACTGGTCGTCTTCCAGAATCTTTTCGGCGGGAATCTCGCCGCGGATGATCTTGCTGAACAGGGTGGTCATGCAGGGCTCCTATAGTTGCTGCAGCGCCTTGCGCGCGGCGCTGATGGTGCTGTCGATGATAGGGTCGTCGTGGGCAGACGAAAGAAAGCCGGCTTCGTACGCGCTGGGAGCGAGATAGACGCCTTCGGCGAGGAGAAAGTGGAAAAAACGCCCATAGCGTTCCCGGTCGGCGGCCATGACATCCTGGAAGGTCTGCACGGGTCCTTCCGTGAAGAACAGACCCAGCATACCTGGCACCTGGGTGATGAAGAGGGGGATTTCCGCCTCCGCCGCCACGCGTGCCAGACCGCTGCAGAGCTTTTCCGTCTGCGTCGCCAGACGATGGTGGAAACCCGGCTCCTGCAGCAGTTGCAAGGTACGCAGCCCGGCCGCCATCGCCAGCGGATTG
This sequence is a window from Acidithiobacillus sp. AMEEHan. Protein-coding genes within it:
- the rng gene encoding ribonuclease G, whose translation is MSEELLINVTPQEIRVALVDNGVLQELQVERSSHRGLVGNIYKGIVRRVLPGMQAAFIDVGLERTAFLHAADIQGAENEEALQQEGETDIETRSVNLHDLRSVSTLLHEGQEILVQVIKDPLGSKGARLSTRITLPGRYLVYMPYSPRIGVSSRIESPEERSRLKDLLKSLLPEEEAGGFIIRTLAEGVGAEDFETDLKFLQRLWQNVREDLAQSRAPQLIHADLNLALRVMRDVMSDNIQRVRIDSREAYEAARQFCREVIPEVTDRIEHYAGERPIFDLYNVEDEIDRALESRVTLKSGAYLIIDQTEALTTVDVNTGAFVGRRNQEETILKTNLEAAAAIARQLRLRNIGGMVIIDFIDMDNEEHKRRVHRTLERALQSDRTRCTITQISALGLVEMTRKRTRESLRQILCEPCPYCQGRGFLKTAETLCYEILREIVRETRAYPTERFIVLASPQVVDKLLDEESTSLAALEEFIGRPIKVQAESTYTQEQYDIVFL
- a CDS encoding nucleoside triphosphate pyrophosphatase, giving the protein MPQLILASASPRRRELLAQLGYAPELRPTSIDESRRDGEPPVQFVRRLAREKARAALHSGETALVLGADTLVCLGDRVFGKPTDAAEAREIYAALAGRWHRVLTAVAITDGQRVWQTLSRNGVFLRRISAAEADSYWASGEPQDKAGAYAIQGLGAVFVRSLRGSYSGVMGLPLAETAALLSQLGLPPPPFAGTA
- a CDS encoding helix-hairpin-helix domain-containing protein translates to MRSRIVFLVLSLCFLGSAEARDKLDCPQQININTADFNGFRCLKGVGKKRAEALLQYRAQHGPFASPMGVAAVLGEKLALRLRYRLQVGN
- a CDS encoding HIT family protein, which produces MTTLFSKIIRGEIPAEKILEDDQYLAFLDIRPIRPGHTLVIPKIEHDYIFTLDDETLAGLLPFAKRIVPALERVTGCLRVGVMVAGLEVPHTHVHLIPMTAISDLNFALARESSATERAELGARIRAAL